A genome region from Mycobacterium sp. IDR2000157661 includes the following:
- a CDS encoding conjugal transfer protein yields the protein MSRTWQRRLQRAKQAVSAAGKPLVLGLAALAGLNLVWQFLFGSPPDLVTPSREVVNKSAVVSAFAQDYVSVWLTASQSDVASLNQFVTVDHANLQLPSTPAVVINTPTVVAVTYAGLAGKDADAEVFSVVVGVTQRPYESASPQRALYRVPVLWSRYGPRAASLPARISGPGAGADLPLSYPTTLSESDPAYSVASGFLTAYLTGDGQVERYVTAESKLLGVPGAYQSITVSAITAVSPPPTTPADGQTVRVLASVTAVTSQYAPTELSYPLTLTGVGGRWLVAAIDFAPAVSTDDALVPATVDTDWRSAQTPN from the coding sequence ATGAGCAGGACGTGGCAGCGGCGGCTGCAGCGCGCCAAGCAGGCGGTGAGCGCCGCGGGCAAGCCGCTGGTGCTGGGCCTGGCGGCGCTGGCGGGCCTGAATCTGGTGTGGCAGTTCCTGTTCGGGTCACCACCTGATCTGGTCACCCCGTCGCGGGAAGTGGTGAACAAGTCGGCGGTGGTCAGCGCCTTCGCCCAGGACTATGTGTCGGTGTGGCTGACGGCCAGCCAGTCCGATGTGGCCAGCCTGAACCAGTTCGTCACGGTCGACCACGCCAACCTGCAGCTTCCGTCCACCCCGGCGGTGGTGATCAACACCCCCACGGTGGTGGCGGTCACGTATGCGGGCCTGGCGGGCAAAGACGCTGACGCAGAAGTGTTCTCGGTGGTAGTCGGTGTCACGCAGCGGCCCTACGAGTCGGCCAGCCCGCAGCGGGCGCTGTACCGGGTGCCGGTGCTGTGGTCCCGTTACGGTCCGCGGGCGGCGTCGCTGCCCGCCCGCATCAGCGGGCCCGGCGCCGGCGCGGACTTGCCGCTGAGCTATCCGACCACACTGAGTGAATCCGACCCGGCCTACTCGGTGGCCTCGGGGTTCCTGACCGCCTACCTGACCGGCGACGGGCAGGTGGAGCGCTATGTGACCGCTGAGTCGAAGCTGCTGGGCGTTCCGGGGGCCTATCAGAGCATCACGGTGTCGGCGATCACCGCCGTCTCACCGCCGCCGACGACACCGGCCGACGGGCAGACGGTGCGCGTGCTGGCCTCGGTCACGGCGGTGACTTCGCAGTACGCCCCAACGGAATTGAGCTATCCGCTGACGCTGACCGGGGTGGGTGGCCGCTGGTTGGTGGCGGCGATCGATTTCGCTCCGGCGGTGTCCACCGACGACGCGCTGGTGCCGGCCACGGTGGACACCGACTGGCGCAGCGCCCAGACCCCGAACTGA
- a CDS encoding type IV secretory system conjugative DNA transfer family protein: protein MASPAVREASTFTPTPTTYCGFGRRMVGKQEQLFVPRSAPMVLVSAPSDTGKSRRILAPAAVLWGGPAVVVSSKDDLMQNVMQRRWGPRALLDLRPLSSPVYPDGIVANVYDPTVTIDSPYEALTVAETIMQMATVGLGSGADQVSDGGVWESQAAGPLAAFLFAASPQGNRKGMDWVLTGVDNIDPKNTSEPGWAQAAAICHQYPTLSMGMLRIMEMDPRQRDSVAITMRKAITPWLRTSLVQRPGAQPFTPDFLDDPQATLYVLAPADGTVAGSAVTLLDSLVRRWREKTSAREPMHRLLMIVDELPNTAPIPSLRRIVGEGRGLGINFMAAVQASSSLDTVYGQTYANELRDIFGAAVIMFGAREEELLTAAENWSGLTNRRSQGFAQADAHKNLSSDLGATLRWQELLPPDREHARLLVRGGVGTCVEIPDWSEFLHRYDMAIREILARTSEQERPGAKQYSRAAGLVRRLWSDTRYDSEL from the coding sequence GTGGCTAGCCCTGCGGTGCGTGAGGCTTCCACGTTCACCCCCACGCCCACCACCTACTGCGGCTTCGGCCGCCGGATGGTCGGCAAGCAGGAGCAGTTGTTCGTGCCACGCAGTGCCCCAATGGTTTTGGTGTCGGCCCCGTCGGACACCGGTAAGTCGCGGCGCATCCTGGCGCCGGCGGCGGTGCTGTGGGGCGGACCGGCGGTGGTGGTGTCGTCCAAGGACGATCTGATGCAGAACGTGATGCAGCGCCGGTGGGGACCGCGGGCACTGCTGGATCTGCGGCCGCTGAGTTCCCCGGTGTATCCCGACGGCATTGTGGCCAACGTCTATGACCCGACGGTGACCATCGACAGCCCCTACGAGGCGTTGACGGTGGCCGAGACGATCATGCAGATGGCCACCGTGGGCCTGGGCTCCGGCGCCGATCAGGTCTCCGACGGCGGGGTGTGGGAGTCGCAGGCGGCCGGTCCGCTGGCGGCGTTTCTGTTCGCGGCCAGCCCGCAGGGCAACCGCAAGGGCATGGACTGGGTGCTGACCGGGGTGGACAACATTGACCCGAAGAACACCAGCGAACCGGGCTGGGCGCAGGCCGCCGCGATCTGCCATCAGTACCCCACCCTGTCGATGGGCATGCTGCGGATCATGGAAATGGACCCCCGGCAACGGGATTCGGTGGCCATCACCATGCGTAAGGCGATCACGCCGTGGCTGCGGACCTCACTGGTGCAGCGCCCGGGCGCGCAGCCGTTCACCCCGGATTTTCTCGATGATCCGCAGGCCACGCTGTATGTGCTGGCCCCCGCCGACGGCACGGTGGCCGGCTCGGCGGTCACCCTGCTGGATTCGCTGGTGCGGCGGTGGCGGGAGAAGACCTCGGCGCGCGAGCCGATGCACCGGCTGTTGATGATCGTCGACGAGTTACCGAACACCGCTCCGATTCCCTCGCTGCGCAGGATCGTCGGGGAGGGTCGTGGCCTGGGGATCAACTTCATGGCCGCGGTGCAGGCGTCCTCATCTCTGGACACCGTGTACGGGCAGACCTATGCCAACGAGTTACGCGACATCTTCGGGGCCGCGGTCATCATGTTCGGTGCCCGTGAGGAGGAGCTGTTGACGGCCGCCGAGAACTGGTCGGGTCTGACCAACCGGCGCAGTCAGGGCTTCGCGCAGGCCGACGCCCACAAGAACCTCAGCAGCGACCTGGGGGCGACGCTGCGCTGGCAGGAGCTGCTGCCCCCCGATCGCGAGCACGCCCGCCTGCTGGTGCGCGGTGGCGTGGGCACGTGCGTGGAGATTCCGGACTGGTCGGAGTTCCTGCATCGCTACGACATGGCGATCAGGGAAATCCTGGCACGCACCAGTGAGCAGGAACGTCCTGGCGCCAAACAGTATTCGCGTGCGGCGGGACTGGTGCGGCGGCTGTGGTCGGACACCCGCTACGACAGCGAGCTGTGA
- a CDS encoding DNA adenine methylase — protein MRLDTAVVSPLAERTAGAQEAAARIAGMLPAHTHYVQLQSGGLEVLLHKPPSQAETINDTSRDIVTFWRVLRDRPHELRRVCALTPLSRIEFDTARGSGSHLGADELEAARRVWVVLSQSADGPARLRPQWRGTRRRRQHTEPGTDIEQMESLAQRLREITLECLPAVKVVEAHGGHRGVCFYADLRANLFGAQGADPGAAFRPGPDVVLSALTKTKAAAVVRVDHTEGDMTAPPGWAQATLTVQAGPAVVVWSNRPLPVQQPLFDVDAATAGTQTP, from the coding sequence ATGAGATTAGACACCGCAGTGGTCTCCCCGCTGGCTGAGCGCACAGCCGGTGCTCAGGAGGCCGCCGCCCGGATCGCCGGAATGCTGCCCGCACACACCCACTATGTGCAGCTGCAGTCCGGGGGCCTGGAGGTGCTGCTGCACAAGCCCCCCAGCCAGGCCGAAACCATCAACGACACCAGCCGGGACATCGTGACCTTCTGGAGGGTGCTGCGCGACCGACCCCATGAGCTGCGCCGTGTGTGCGCGTTGACCCCGCTCAGCCGCATCGAGTTCGACACCGCCCGCGGTAGCGGTTCCCACCTCGGCGCCGATGAGCTGGAGGCGGCCCGCCGGGTGTGGGTGGTGCTGAGCCAAAGCGCCGACGGACCTGCACGGCTGCGCCCACAATGGCGAGGGACGCGACGTCGCCGCCAGCACACTGAACCGGGCACTGACATCGAGCAGATGGAGTCGCTGGCGCAGCGCCTGAGGGAGATCACGCTGGAATGCCTGCCTGCGGTCAAGGTCGTCGAAGCTCACGGCGGCCATCGCGGCGTGTGCTTCTACGCCGATCTGCGGGCGAACCTGTTCGGAGCCCAGGGTGCCGACCCGGGTGCGGCCTTTCGCCCCGGCCCCGACGTGGTGCTGTCGGCGTTGACCAAAACCAAAGCGGCGGCGGTGGTCCGAGTGGACCACACCGAAGGCGACATGACGGCCCCGCCCGGTTGGGCACAGGCCACGCTGACTGTGCAGGCCGGACCTGCGGTTGTGGTGTGGTCGAACCGGCCACTGCCGGTGCAACAGCCCCTGTTCGACGTCGATGCCGCCACAGCAGGGACGCAGACACCGTGA
- a CDS encoding ATP-binding protein: protein MSEDADRPRRARVYADVRDFPIYLSHIDDNTRLWFAPWRIWDGATFLLGSAATVWATRHWLDSGHAVAIFLFGAALTAGLTFLARQMPVSRPSPLYRIVWMLEGLVHTHHTAGVDGRRDAWLSPPDEVIDNLIFTPGGVYAEFLVDGQPGGMMSYDRKDAVSRGHRPLVRQLPSGMLLWGANVRINPRQLLRRMLAGYDSHPGWIQEVRDWEQFVQIEPFYEQVFGLRIPVDAGMEGRSGVGGLAKVATVVAGRDPDDPQSLAGYREMVDKLLTKIPRQFNARPATPRQIHWWYRRRWSLGAVSEPFPHEPGGPDRLTRTDFEALMPAEFDCGDQLARRQHRSWWRRIVPSLAAVVVIRRHRQPASYQSMLAVAQLPRAGLVYPRAEYLLSLYDVDVDSDVEVDWFQHITTRSAERALNRIDRAQRNLDDQAFQRGSVRASNTDLAERYAAGEEYNAKLRASKLEREVCASTVVAVGANNRAALDHAAQQMQTHFAEELDTTLSRWGGGAQIGLWQTGLPGSEERCPRSQFDQPTTTTEWARFSPLVSNELGNETGILFARNMATRRPSPVLLDPEGAAQRRGAPGVLFFGPPGGGKSQGAKRVVTELIARNSQCSIVDPGTNREWEPALAHLGDRVVYINPTRGDVSMDGLRIFRREIAVERTLDHLLPMMGVEPDGEIARQFRFLLRPDQRVAESMGGLVRYLNDLRGQQAREYSELTAKLDMWANIDYLRAMFDESLPVPPIAEKDAVVWLTSELELPTTAQTEDLHQYRRQSARARAGFAIYGMIAAVTREAYTGPNRRPGGFGWFVAEEARTYFSSPVGQEDAVRLITQGRKERYGLIAISQHVEHFAGIPTKDLPTRIITPFKPIERDQARAEFKAIGIDPEEYPEVLDLRTVEGHGYAYMIDEFGRAGLVDMLPPVQQQRVAAFDTRALSPAADTLPC, encoded by the coding sequence GTGTCTGAGGACGCAGACAGGCCACGCCGAGCGCGGGTCTACGCCGATGTGCGCGACTTTCCCATCTACCTGTCGCACATCGACGACAACACCCGGCTGTGGTTCGCGCCGTGGCGCATCTGGGATGGGGCGACGTTCCTGCTCGGGTCGGCGGCGACGGTGTGGGCCACCCGCCACTGGCTGGACTCCGGGCACGCGGTCGCGATCTTCCTGTTCGGCGCGGCGCTGACCGCCGGGCTCACCTTCCTGGCTCGGCAGATGCCGGTGTCGCGGCCCAGCCCGCTCTACCGCATCGTGTGGATGCTGGAGGGACTGGTGCACACCCACCACACCGCCGGTGTCGACGGTCGACGCGATGCGTGGCTGTCTCCACCGGATGAGGTGATCGACAACCTGATCTTCACCCCCGGCGGCGTGTATGCGGAGTTCCTGGTCGATGGTCAGCCAGGCGGCATGATGTCCTACGACCGCAAGGACGCCGTCTCGCGAGGACATCGTCCTCTGGTGCGCCAGCTGCCGTCGGGCATGCTGCTGTGGGGCGCCAATGTGCGCATCAATCCGCGACAACTGTTGCGGCGCATGCTCGCTGGATACGACAGCCATCCGGGCTGGATTCAGGAGGTGCGTGACTGGGAGCAGTTCGTTCAGATCGAACCGTTCTACGAGCAGGTCTTCGGATTGCGGATCCCGGTCGATGCCGGGATGGAAGGCCGCAGCGGGGTGGGTGGTTTGGCCAAGGTGGCGACGGTGGTCGCCGGGCGCGACCCCGACGATCCGCAGTCGCTGGCCGGCTACCGCGAGATGGTCGACAAGCTGCTGACGAAGATCCCGCGACAGTTCAACGCCCGACCTGCCACGCCACGCCAGATTCACTGGTGGTATCGCCGCCGCTGGTCGCTGGGGGCGGTGTCTGAGCCGTTCCCCCACGAGCCGGGTGGCCCGGATCGGTTGACTCGCACCGACTTTGAGGCGTTGATGCCCGCCGAGTTCGACTGCGGCGACCAGCTCGCCCGTCGTCAGCATCGGTCTTGGTGGCGGCGCATCGTGCCGTCTCTGGCGGCGGTGGTGGTCATCCGGCGCCACCGTCAACCAGCGAGCTATCAGAGCATGCTCGCTGTGGCCCAGCTTCCTCGAGCGGGTCTGGTGTATCCGCGTGCGGAGTATCTGCTGTCGCTCTACGACGTCGATGTCGACAGCGACGTCGAGGTCGACTGGTTTCAGCACATCACCACCCGCTCGGCTGAACGGGCGCTCAACCGCATCGACCGCGCCCAACGCAATCTCGATGACCAGGCCTTCCAGCGAGGGTCGGTGCGGGCCAGCAACACCGACCTGGCCGAGCGGTACGCCGCCGGCGAGGAATACAACGCCAAACTGCGGGCCAGCAAGCTGGAGCGCGAGGTCTGCGCGTCGACGGTTGTCGCCGTGGGCGCCAACAATCGGGCCGCGCTCGATCATGCCGCCCAGCAGATGCAAACGCACTTCGCCGAGGAGCTCGACACCACGTTGAGCCGCTGGGGCGGCGGCGCCCAGATCGGGCTGTGGCAGACCGGTCTGCCCGGCAGTGAGGAACGCTGCCCCCGCAGTCAGTTCGACCAGCCCACCACCACCACGGAGTGGGCGCGGTTCTCTCCTCTGGTGTCCAACGAGTTGGGCAACGAGACCGGAATCCTGTTCGCCCGCAACATGGCTACCCGTCGGCCGAGTCCAGTGCTGCTGGATCCGGAGGGCGCTGCGCAGCGTCGCGGTGCGCCCGGGGTGCTGTTCTTCGGCCCGCCCGGGGGCGGAAAGTCGCAGGGCGCCAAGCGAGTGGTCACCGAGCTGATCGCCCGCAACAGCCAGTGCTCGATCGTTGACCCCGGCACCAATCGGGAATGGGAGCCCGCCCTGGCGCATCTGGGGGATCGGGTGGTCTACATCAACCCGACCCGCGGTGATGTGTCGATGGACGGTCTGCGAATCTTTCGTCGCGAGATCGCCGTCGAGCGGACGCTGGATCACCTGCTGCCGATGATGGGTGTTGAGCCCGACGGCGAAATCGCCCGCCAGTTCAGGTTTTTGCTGCGCCCCGACCAGCGGGTGGCCGAAAGCATGGGCGGGCTGGTGCGCTACCTCAACGATCTGCGGGGCCAACAGGCTCGCGAGTACAGCGAGTTGACCGCCAAGCTCGACATGTGGGCCAACATCGACTACCTGCGGGCGATGTTCGATGAGTCCCTTCCCGTGCCGCCGATCGCGGAAAAGGATGCGGTCGTGTGGCTGACCTCCGAGCTGGAGCTGCCGACCACCGCCCAGACCGAGGACCTGCATCAGTACCGGCGCCAAAGTGCGCGTGCCAGAGCTGGTTTCGCCATTTACGGAATGATCGCCGCAGTCACCCGCGAGGCCTACACCGGGCCCAACCGGCGGCCGGGAGGGTTCGGCTGGTTCGTCGCGGAGGAGGCCCGCACCTACTTTTCCTCCCCAGTCGGGCAGGAGGACGCGGTGCGGCTGATCACCCAGGGCCGCAAAGAACGCTACGGGCTGATCGCGATCTCACAGCATGTCGAGCACTTCGCCGGCATCCCCACCAAAGACCTGCCGACGCGGATCATCACCCCGTTCAAACCCATCGAACGTGACCAGGCTCGGGCGGAGTTCAAGGCCATCGGCATCGACCCCGAGGAGTATCCCGAGGTGCTCGATCTGCGCACGGTCGAGGGCCACGGCTACGCCTACATGATCGATGAGTTCGGCCGGGCCGGACTGGTGGACATGCTGCCCCCGGTGCAGCAGCAGCGGGTGGCCGCGTTCGACACCAGAGCTCTGTCCCCGGCCGCGGACACCCTGCCATGCTGA
- a CDS encoding type ISP restriction/modification enzyme, with protein MPGQWLIDATAALGDTCKKKLAGPGEPEAAIRAPIEELLAAAGQHLSLTVVPHDEVRDNDRGVRPDYAISVNGAITGYVEIKKPGANLDPESFTGHNLTQWQRQRDLPNLIYTNGTEWRLYRDNEQVGDPVHLTGGTLRAAGSKLTCGDNFEHLLNDFLRWKPAPITGVIALVKAVAPLCRLLRGEVLDQLDDEKRAIAAGARESEQPFHGLARDWRALLFPTAGDEVFADGYAQAVTFALLLARTENIDLENAGGLHNVGVKLAGQHSLMSRALQLLTDYVAADFKVTLDLLVRVVGAVDWPKVRAGNRDTYLHLYERFLEEYDPDLRRLSGSYYTPHQVIEQMVRLAEDVLVERLHRPDGFADPTVVVADPAAGTGGYLQQVIEHVAKRVEHRDGQGAVAGAVSDLAARLYGFELQMGPFAVAELRVTDLLADVGASLPERGLGLFVTDTLDDPYAEQTQLGSGLELISRSRSRAAKVKAKTQVTVVIGNPPYRERAEGMGRWIENGSGADPYKPLDDFRAPGNGRAEFVLKNLYVYFWRWGTWKVFDANANLPGGDVGIVCYISTSGYLRGPGFKGMREYLRRNTSEGWIIDVSPEGQRPEVATRIFPGVQQPLAIALFTRTPDCDGDIPATIHYTAVHGRRADKYQALADLTLTGLHWRQARTNWQAPFTPSADTDWDDYPALNDLFPWTAPGVKPNRKWIYAPDQGTLRQRLKTLIAETDPRRKAELFKETDTSHLDTRTQPLGPDSEPHTDRPFASEKVSHAAKAVILRSGYRFLDRQWIIADRRLIDRSRPELWAARLPNQIFTIELHSKPITNGPGVVFSSLIPDNDHFRGSHGGRTLPLYHPGGRPNLASGLLGALSTITGAVVTAEDLIAYVAGVAAHPAYTDEFVDELTTPGIRIPITTDASLFQRAIELGREIVWLHTYGDRFAEGRRGIRYASGDPRRITNQTAVSTIPTTITYDAETATVHIGSGTFGPVPQEVWDYTIDDKPVVNAWFNYRKANPTGRRTSPLDEINATTWPAEWNGELIDLLTVLARLVELHPAQAELLHDILDRPVASYADLASAGVTWPTTSTDAQRRPDYTTKTDHEETGPGQLGFTFGTGE; from the coding sequence TTGCCTGGGCAATGGCTCATCGACGCGACCGCCGCCCTGGGCGACACTTGCAAGAAGAAACTCGCCGGCCCCGGTGAACCGGAAGCGGCCATTCGCGCACCGATCGAAGAACTCCTAGCCGCCGCTGGCCAGCACCTGTCTCTGACCGTCGTCCCACACGACGAGGTTCGCGACAACGACCGCGGAGTGCGACCCGACTACGCGATCAGTGTCAACGGCGCCATCACCGGCTATGTCGAAATAAAGAAGCCCGGCGCCAACCTCGACCCCGAATCGTTCACCGGGCACAACCTCACACAATGGCAACGTCAACGCGACTTGCCCAACCTCATCTACACCAACGGCACCGAATGGCGCCTCTACCGCGACAACGAACAGGTCGGCGACCCCGTCCACCTCACCGGAGGCACCTTACGCGCTGCCGGATCCAAACTGACCTGCGGCGACAACTTCGAACACCTCCTCAACGATTTCCTGCGGTGGAAACCCGCACCGATCACCGGCGTCATCGCGCTCGTCAAGGCCGTCGCTCCACTGTGCCGCCTCCTGCGCGGCGAGGTGCTCGACCAGTTGGACGACGAGAAACGTGCGATCGCTGCAGGTGCCCGCGAAAGCGAACAACCGTTCCATGGCCTCGCCCGCGACTGGCGCGCCCTCCTGTTCCCAACCGCTGGCGACGAGGTATTCGCCGACGGCTACGCGCAGGCCGTCACCTTCGCGTTATTGCTGGCCAGAACCGAAAACATTGACCTGGAAAACGCCGGCGGCCTACACAACGTCGGCGTTAAACTCGCCGGCCAGCACTCCCTGATGTCACGCGCACTGCAGCTGCTCACCGACTACGTTGCAGCCGATTTCAAAGTCACCCTCGACCTGCTCGTGCGCGTGGTCGGTGCCGTCGACTGGCCTAAGGTCCGTGCCGGAAACCGCGACACCTACCTGCACCTGTACGAACGTTTCCTCGAGGAGTACGACCCGGACCTACGCCGACTGTCAGGCTCCTACTACACACCTCACCAGGTCATTGAGCAGATGGTGCGCCTCGCCGAAGACGTACTCGTCGAACGCCTCCACCGACCCGACGGATTCGCCGATCCCACCGTAGTCGTGGCCGATCCTGCCGCAGGCACCGGCGGATACCTTCAGCAGGTCATCGAGCACGTGGCCAAACGAGTCGAACACCGCGACGGCCAGGGCGCGGTCGCAGGAGCCGTCAGCGACCTCGCGGCACGTCTTTACGGATTCGAACTCCAAATGGGACCGTTCGCCGTTGCAGAACTACGCGTCACTGACCTGCTCGCCGACGTCGGCGCCAGCCTCCCCGAGCGCGGCCTCGGCCTGTTCGTCACCGACACTCTCGATGACCCCTACGCCGAGCAGACCCAGCTCGGCTCCGGTCTGGAGTTGATCAGCCGCTCCCGTTCGCGGGCAGCCAAGGTCAAGGCCAAGACGCAAGTGACTGTTGTTATCGGCAATCCGCCGTACCGCGAACGTGCCGAAGGAATGGGCCGCTGGATCGAAAACGGCAGCGGCGCAGACCCATATAAGCCGCTCGACGACTTCCGCGCGCCCGGCAACGGCCGCGCCGAATTCGTTCTGAAAAATCTTTACGTCTACTTCTGGCGCTGGGGAACATGGAAAGTGTTCGACGCCAACGCAAATCTTCCCGGCGGCGACGTCGGAATCGTCTGCTACATCTCCACGTCCGGATACCTGCGCGGTCCGGGCTTCAAAGGCATGCGAGAGTACCTGCGCCGCAACACCTCCGAAGGCTGGATCATCGATGTGTCCCCCGAAGGGCAACGGCCTGAGGTCGCTACGCGCATCTTCCCCGGCGTTCAACAGCCTCTGGCCATCGCGCTATTCACTAGGACACCCGACTGCGACGGTGACATCCCAGCCACCATCCACTACACGGCAGTTCACGGCCGTCGAGCCGACAAGTACCAAGCGCTCGCCGACCTCACACTGACCGGACTGCACTGGCGCCAAGCCCGCACCAACTGGCAGGCCCCCTTCACCCCTTCTGCCGACACCGACTGGGACGACTACCCAGCCCTCAACGACCTCTTCCCGTGGACAGCCCCCGGTGTCAAACCGAACCGAAAATGGATCTACGCGCCCGACCAAGGAACACTGCGCCAACGACTCAAGACCCTCATCGCCGAAACCGACCCGCGCCGCAAGGCCGAACTGTTCAAGGAAACCGACACCTCACACCTCGACACTCGCACTCAGCCCCTCGGCCCCGACTCCGAACCTCATACCGACCGGCCATTCGCATCCGAGAAGGTCAGTCATGCCGCGAAAGCGGTCATCCTGCGTAGCGGCTACCGATTCCTTGATCGGCAATGGATTATCGCCGATCGGCGGCTTATCGACCGCTCCCGCCCCGAACTCTGGGCTGCGCGCCTGCCCAACCAAATCTTCACCATCGAACTCCACTCGAAACCAATCACCAACGGCCCCGGCGTGGTTTTCAGCTCACTCATCCCCGACAACGACCACTTCCGAGGTAGCCACGGCGGCCGCACTCTGCCGCTCTACCACCCAGGCGGCCGGCCCAATCTCGCCAGTGGACTTCTCGGCGCCCTCTCAACGATCACGGGTGCGGTCGTCACGGCAGAAGACCTGATCGCCTACGTCGCCGGCGTCGCCGCGCATCCCGCCTACACCGATGAGTTCGTCGACGAACTCACCACGCCAGGTATCCGGATTCCAATTACCACCGACGCCAGCCTTTTTCAGCGTGCTATCGAGCTGGGTCGCGAAATCGTCTGGCTTCACACCTACGGCGACCGATTCGCCGAAGGCCGCCGTGGAATCCGCTATGCGTCCGGCGACCCCCGCCGCATCACGAACCAGACCGCCGTTTCCACCATCCCGACGACCATCACCTACGACGCCGAAACCGCCACCGTGCACATCGGATCAGGAACATTCGGCCCTGTCCCACAAGAGGTGTGGGATTACACAATCGACGATAAGCCAGTCGTCAACGCATGGTTCAACTACCGCAAAGCCAACCCGACCGGCCGTAGAACCAGCCCGCTCGATGAAATCAACGCGACGACTTGGCCCGCTGAATGGAACGGCGAGCTCATCGACCTGCTTACCGTGCTCGCCCGGCTTGTGGAACTGCATCCCGCCCAGGCCGAACTGCTGCACGACATTCTCGATCGCCCCGTCGCCAGCTACGCCGACCTCGCCTCCGCCGGTGTCACTTGGCCCACCACCAGCACGGACGCGCAACGCAGACCCGACTACACCACCAAAACCGATCACGAAGAAACCGGACCAGGACAACTCGGCTTCACATTCGGTACCGGGGAATAA
- a CDS encoding DUF1173 family protein, with protein MSMPIPRVFEVAGSRVEDVHAAAAQQVLSRAKAARLRPLCLCRSPGVEMYIAAAGHDLIVKRMPGTGAAHDHRCRSWLPPGELSGYAVVAERSIVDNPADGTTALRLGFSLSKAGSRAAPEPSDSQPNTVATDGSKLSLRGVLHYLWDEAELTSWHPAFAGHRSWAVVHRRLLAAVDGKLVRKNPLSTSLFVPEPFSADRKTEIEQRRIRAWAPARRQPGKTTRLLIGVGEIKAIEPAGHGFKMQVRHQPGHPWFLDEHLYRRLTRRFATELEVWHMAEAGEVRLLAICTFWVSRAGHANVEQLSLMTTDRNWLPFTGDADRTLLSTAIDEQRSFRKVLSYNGSAIALASLIFTDTTPAIAAFIDRPAGESDGDAPPIAGLPVWNWRTDEDMPDLPSPTS; from the coding sequence ATGAGCATGCCGATACCGCGCGTGTTTGAGGTCGCCGGCAGCCGGGTTGAGGATGTGCACGCTGCGGCGGCCCAGCAGGTACTCAGTCGGGCCAAAGCTGCGCGGCTGCGGCCGCTGTGCTTGTGCCGGTCCCCCGGGGTTGAGATGTACATCGCCGCCGCCGGACACGACCTCATCGTCAAACGGATGCCCGGAACCGGGGCCGCGCATGACCATCGGTGTCGTTCCTGGCTGCCTCCCGGCGAGCTTTCCGGTTACGCAGTTGTTGCCGAGCGGTCAATCGTCGACAACCCTGCCGACGGGACAACGGCACTGCGGCTGGGGTTTTCACTGTCGAAGGCCGGAAGTCGTGCTGCCCCTGAACCTTCTGATTCGCAGCCGAACACGGTCGCGACTGACGGCAGCAAGCTATCGCTGCGTGGTGTGTTGCACTACTTGTGGGACGAGGCGGAACTGACCAGTTGGCATCCGGCTTTCGCCGGGCACCGGTCCTGGGCGGTCGTTCACCGCCGTCTGCTGGCGGCTGTGGACGGCAAACTCGTCCGCAAGAACCCACTGTCCACGTCTTTGTTTGTGCCCGAACCGTTCTCGGCCGACCGCAAGACCGAAATCGAGCAACGCCGGATCAGGGCGTGGGCTCCGGCGCGACGTCAGCCGGGAAAGACCACCAGACTGCTGATCGGGGTGGGCGAAATCAAAGCAATCGAGCCAGCCGGTCATGGATTCAAAATGCAGGTACGCCACCAGCCGGGGCACCCCTGGTTCCTCGATGAACACCTGTACCGCAGGCTCACCAGACGCTTCGCCACCGAACTCGAAGTCTGGCACATGGCCGAAGCGGGCGAGGTGCGGCTACTGGCGATCTGCACCTTCTGGGTTTCGCGGGCCGGACATGCCAACGTCGAACAGCTGTCGCTGATGACGACCGACCGCAACTGGCTACCGTTCACCGGCGACGCCGACCGCACCCTGCTCAGCACCGCCATCGACGAACAGCGATCGTTTCGGAAAGTGTTGTCCTACAACGGGAGCGCGATAGCGCTGGCCTCCCTGATTTTCACCGACACCACCCCGGCGATAGCCGCATTCATCGACCGCCCTGCCGGCGAATCCGATGGTGATGCGCCCCCGATCGCCGGACTGCCGGTGTGGAACTGGCGGACCGACGAGGACATGCCCGATCTGCCGTCACCGACGTCCTGA